One window of the Diospyros lotus cultivar Yz01 chromosome 12, ASM1463336v1, whole genome shotgun sequence genome contains the following:
- the LOC127787069 gene encoding 1-aminocyclopropane-1-carboxylate synthase-like — protein MGPVGAANHRRVLSEKAAGDGHGENCPYFDGWKAYDADPFHPTGNPNGVIQMGLAENQLSFDLIKDWIRKNPKASICTGEGVDEFEAVAVFQDYHGLPEFRNAVAKFMGRVRGGRVTFDPNRVVMAGGATGATELLMFCLADPGDAFLVPTPYYPGCDRDLRWRTGVNLIPVTCDSSNNFQITREALEEVYERATEANINVKGLIVNNPSNPLGTVLDKQTLKSLVSFIVDKNIHLVSNEIYSATVFRSPNFISLSEIIQETTAVDANLIHIVYSLSKDLGLPGFRVGIVYSYNDAVVLCGRKMSSFGLVSSQTQHLLASMLSDEQFVDNFLIESSKRLEKRHGIFTEGLARAGIGCLRGNGGLFCWVDLRQLLREQTFEAEIELWRMIIDDVKLNVSPGSSFHCIEPGWFRVCFALMDDDTLQAALQRIQTFFGSYK, from the exons atgGGTCCAGTGGGAGCTGCGAATCACCGACGGGTTCTGTCGGAGAAGGCCGCCGGCGACGGACATGGAGAAAACTGTCCCTACTTCGACGGCTGGAAGGCCTACGATGCCGACCCTTTTCACCCCACTGGGAACCCTAATGGAGTCATCCAAATGGGTCTCGCAGAAAACCAG CTGTCTTTTGACCTGATCAAGGACTGGATTAGAAAGAACCCAAAAGCGTCGATTTGCACCGGCGAAGGGGTGGATGAGTTCGAGGCCGTCGCCGTCTTTCAGGATTATCATGGCTTGCCGGAGTTTAGAAAT GCTGTTGCCAAGTTCATGGGAAGAGTGAGAGGTGGGCGGGTCACATTTGATCCCAACCGGGTAGTGATGGCCGGCGGCGCCACAGGAGCCACCGAGCTCCTCATGTTCTGTTTGGCCGATCCCGGCGACGCGTTCTTGGTTCCTACACCTTACTATCCAgg ATGTGACCGGGACTTGAGGTGGCGGACCGGTGTGAATCTAATTCCGGTGACTTGCGATAGCTCAAACAACTTCCAAATCACGAGAGAAGCCCTAGAAGAAGTGTACGAGAGAGCCACAGAAGCCAATATCAATGTGAAAGGCTTGATCGTGAACAATCCTTCCAACCCACTAGGCACCGTTCTTGACAAACAAACCCTCAAGAGCCTCGTCTCTTTCATCGTCGACAAGAACATCCATCTCGTCTCCAATGAAATCTACTCTGCCACCGTTTTTCGGTCACCAAACTTCATAAGCCTCTCCGAAATCATCCAAGAAACGACTGCTGTTGATGCCAACCTCATCCACATCGTTTACAGCCTCTCCAAAGACCTGGGCCTCCCCGGATTTAGGGTCGGTATCGTCTATTCCTACAACGACGCGGTGGTATTGTGTGGCCGAAAAATGTCAAGCTTTGGCTTGGTCTCATCTCAAACGCAACATCTTTTGGCTTCGATGCTCTCCGACGAACAATTCGTAGACAATTTTTTGATTGAGAGCTCAAAAAGGCTAGAAAAGAGGCACGGAATCTTCACCGAAGGGTTGGCGAGAGCTGGGATCGGTTGTCTAAGAGGCAACGGAGGGCTCTTCTGTTGGGTGGATCTTCGCCAGCTGCTCAGGGAACAGACATTCGAGGCAGAGATTGAGTTGTGGAGGATGATAATTGACGACGTCAAGCTCAATGTTTCTCCAGGATCTTCCTTTCATTGCATTGAACCTGGTTGGTTTAGGGTTTGCTTTGCCCTCATGGATGATGACACACTTCAAGCTGCGTTACAAAGAATTCAAACCTTTTTTGGGAGCTATAAGTAA
- the LOC127813860 gene encoding heavy metal-associated isoprenylated plant protein 39-like — MKKFVLKLDLHDDKDKRKALKTVSSLGGIDSISIDMKGKMLTVIGTVDPVSVASKLRKFWPTDIVVVGPAKEPEKKEEKKEEGKKEEPKKEEAKKEEPKKEEAKKEEAKKEEPKKEEAKKEEEKKKEPEPMMGIMPYRPYYPPMQYRPYYPPPSTYYYVNQGVEENPSACTIF, encoded by the exons ATGAAG AAGTTCgtcttgaaattggatttaCATGATGACAAGGACAAGAGGAAGGCCCTGAAGACAGTCTCTAGTCTTGGAG GAATCGATTCTATCTCCATTGACATGAAAGGCAAAATGCTGACAGTGATTGGAACAGTGGACCCTGTTAGTGTTGCGAGCAAATTGCGCAAATTTTGGCCTACTGATATCGTTGTGGTAGGACCAGCTAAGGAACCCgagaagaaagaggagaagaaagaggaggGGAAGAAGGAAGAACCCAAGAAAGAGGAGGCTAAGAAAGAGGAGCCCAAGAAGGAGGAGGCTAAGAAGGAGGAGGCAAAGAAGGAGGAGCCAAAAAAGGAAGAGgccaagaaggaagaagagaagaagaaggaaccaGAACCAATGATGGGAATCATGCCTTACAGGCCTTACTATCCTCCCATGCAATACAGGCCATACTATCCTCCGCCAAGCACATACTACTATGTCAACCAGGGCGTGGAAGAGAATCCAAGTGCGTGCACCATCTTCTAA